One part of the Nocardioides zeae genome encodes these proteins:
- a CDS encoding 8-amino-7-oxononanoate synthase — protein sequence MTWAAWWAGQAREREAAGLTRTLRPRPADDPTTDLAGNDYLGLSRDPRVVEAASAAARTWGAGAGASRLVTGTLAVHVELEDELAAWTGQPAALVCSTGYHANLALVTALADPGTLVVSDAHVHASLIDAVRLARARVAVVPHADVDAVRRALATHAAEAPDARALVLVESVYSVLGDAAPLTALADVAAAYGALLVVDEAHGLGVHGPGLVASAGLAGQPHVVLTATLSKALGAQGGAVLGPVALVEHLVNRARPFIFDTGLAPTSTAGALAALRVARDEPWHAARVRARMRALAAALGVPPAAGAVLSVPMPSPQAAVAAQADLLGRGVRVGCFRPPSVPDGVARLRVTASAGVDDAAWDRALALLTDVVGGVREAA from the coding sequence ATGACCTGGGCCGCCTGGTGGGCCGGCCAGGCCCGCGAGCGGGAGGCCGCCGGGCTGACGCGCACGCTGCGGCCCCGCCCCGCCGACGACCCGACGACGGACCTGGCGGGCAACGACTACCTCGGGCTCTCCCGTGACCCGCGCGTCGTCGAGGCGGCCTCTGCGGCGGCACGCACCTGGGGCGCCGGGGCCGGCGCCTCACGGCTGGTGACGGGCACCCTCGCCGTGCACGTGGAGCTCGAGGACGAGCTCGCCGCCTGGACCGGCCAGCCCGCCGCGCTCGTGTGCTCGACGGGCTACCACGCCAACCTCGCCCTCGTCACCGCGCTCGCCGACCCGGGCACGCTGGTCGTCTCCGACGCCCACGTGCACGCCTCCCTCATCGACGCCGTCCGGCTCGCCCGCGCCCGGGTGGCGGTGGTGCCCCACGCCGACGTCGACGCGGTACGCCGCGCGCTCGCCACCCACGCCGCCGAGGCCCCCGACGCTCGGGCGCTCGTGCTCGTCGAGTCCGTCTACTCCGTGCTCGGCGACGCGGCCCCGCTCACGGCCCTCGCGGACGTGGCCGCGGCGTACGGCGCCCTCCTCGTCGTCGACGAGGCCCACGGACTCGGCGTGCACGGACCCGGGCTCGTGGCCTCCGCCGGGCTCGCGGGCCAGCCGCACGTCGTGCTCACCGCCACCCTGTCGAAGGCGCTCGGCGCCCAGGGCGGTGCCGTGCTCGGGCCGGTCGCGCTCGTCGAGCACCTGGTGAACCGCGCACGGCCCTTCATCTTCGACACCGGGCTCGCGCCGACGTCGACCGCGGGCGCCCTCGCCGCGCTGCGCGTCGCCCGGGACGAGCCGTGGCACGCCGCCCGCGTGCGCGCCCGGATGCGCGCACTGGCCGCGGCCCTCGGCGTACCCCCGGCGGCCGGGGCGGTGCTGTCCGTCCCGATGCCGTCCCCGCAGGCGGCCGTGGCCGCCCAGGCCGACCTGCTCGGGCGGGGCGTGCGCGTCGGGTGCTTCCGCCCGCCGTCCGTGCCCGACGGTGTCGCCCGGCTCCGCGTGACCGCCTCGGCGGGCGTCGACGACGCCGCCTGGGACCGGGCCCTCGCCCTCCTGACGGACGTCGTCGGCGGCGTGCGGGAGGCCGCGTGA
- the bioD gene encoding dethiobiotin synthase, giving the protein MTGTSTGVGKTVVTAALAVVAAEHGSVTVVKPVQTGIGTVAAPGDEADADVVHRLTGCAVQEHTALADPLAPDTAARLRGVGIPRVAEHADRVRVLAAFEDTVVVEGAGGLLVRLDTEGGTLLDLAAELGDLDVDVVVVVAAGLGTLNHTELTVGALRARGIEPAGLVIGSWPAEPDLAERCNRDDLARVSGVPLLGCVPAGAGALDRDAFRAAAPGWLQPWIRAKGRASSSS; this is encoded by the coding sequence GTGACCGGAACCAGCACGGGCGTCGGCAAGACCGTCGTCACGGCGGCACTCGCGGTGGTCGCCGCGGAGCACGGCTCCGTCACCGTCGTGAAGCCGGTGCAGACGGGCATCGGCACGGTCGCCGCGCCCGGCGACGAGGCCGACGCCGACGTCGTGCACCGCCTCACCGGGTGCGCCGTGCAGGAGCACACCGCCCTCGCCGACCCCCTCGCCCCCGACACCGCTGCCCGGCTGCGCGGGGTGGGGATCCCGCGCGTCGCCGAGCACGCGGACCGGGTGCGCGTGCTGGCGGCCTTCGAGGACACCGTGGTGGTGGAGGGAGCCGGCGGCCTGCTGGTGCGGCTCGACACCGAGGGCGGCACGCTGCTCGACCTGGCCGCCGAGCTCGGGGACCTGGACGTCGACGTGGTCGTCGTGGTCGCCGCCGGCCTCGGCACCCTCAACCACACGGAGCTGACCGTCGGGGCGCTCCGGGCGCGCGGCATCGAGCCGGCCGGGCTGGTGATCGGCTCCTGGCCCGCCGAGCCCGACCTCGCCGAGCGCTGCAACCGCGACGACCTGGCGCGGGTCAGCGGCGTACCGCTGCTCGGCTGCGTGCCCGCCGGCGCCGGCGCGCTGGACCGGGACGCGTTCCGCGCCGCGGCACCCGGGTGGCTTCAGCCCTGGATCCGCGCGAAGGGGCGCGCCTCCTCGAGCTCGTAG
- a CDS encoding amidase, with the protein MTRVHAFGDDALGDLDAVGLAEHLAAGRVSAVEVVDAAIARCEAVGPTLNGLALDTYTRARRQARDPRPGFFSGVPTVVKDNVAVAGLPTQDGCDAFVARPAARDGDFFRMYGATGVVPIGKSQLSEFGFSASAEHPRLGAVRNPWDPTRTAGASSAGSAAFVAAGVVPIAHANDGGGSIRIPAAACGLVGLKPTRNRFAQDKVFRDMPVRIVADGVVTRSVRDTAAYLREAERVYRNLALAPVGDITRPGTKRLKVAVVTTSVGTVASPEVREATLGVARLLEELGHHVVELEQPPVPPSFRDDFLLYWGFLATFLVATGRASHRGTWDPSRLDDLTRGLARHAARRMHRLPGAIARLARSERLSAAFFADHDVVLTPTVATVTPPVGHLDPTLDFATVIDRLLDWVAFTPLQNATGEPAISLPLATTADGLPLGVMIGAGRGREATLLEVAYELEEARPFARIQG; encoded by the coding sequence ATGACGAGAGTGCACGCGTTCGGTGACGACGCCCTGGGCGACCTCGACGCCGTGGGTCTCGCGGAGCACCTGGCCGCCGGGAGGGTCTCCGCGGTCGAGGTCGTGGACGCCGCGATCGCCCGGTGCGAGGCGGTGGGTCCGACGCTCAACGGCCTGGCCCTCGACACCTACACGCGGGCGCGGCGGCAGGCGCGCGACCCGCGCCCCGGGTTCTTCTCCGGGGTGCCGACGGTCGTGAAGGACAACGTCGCGGTCGCCGGGCTGCCGACGCAGGACGGCTGCGACGCGTTCGTCGCCCGGCCGGCGGCCAGGGACGGCGACTTCTTCCGGATGTACGGCGCGACCGGGGTCGTGCCGATCGGCAAGTCCCAGCTGTCGGAGTTCGGCTTCTCGGCCTCCGCGGAGCACCCGCGGCTCGGGGCGGTGCGCAACCCGTGGGACCCGACGCGCACGGCGGGGGCGTCCTCCGCGGGCTCCGCGGCGTTCGTCGCGGCGGGGGTCGTGCCGATCGCGCACGCCAACGACGGAGGAGGCTCGATCCGCATCCCCGCGGCGGCCTGCGGCCTGGTGGGGCTGAAGCCGACCCGCAACCGCTTCGCGCAGGACAAGGTGTTCCGCGACATGCCCGTGCGGATCGTCGCGGACGGCGTGGTGACCCGGTCGGTGCGGGACACGGCGGCGTACCTCCGCGAGGCGGAGCGCGTATACCGCAACCTCGCGCTCGCCCCCGTCGGGGATATCACGCGGCCCGGCACCAAGCGGCTGAAGGTGGCCGTCGTGACCACGTCCGTCGGCACGGTCGCGAGCCCCGAGGTACGCGAGGCGACGCTGGGCGTGGCCCGCCTGCTCGAGGAGCTGGGTCACCACGTGGTGGAGCTGGAGCAGCCGCCGGTGCCGCCGTCGTTCCGCGACGACTTCCTGCTCTACTGGGGCTTCCTGGCCACCTTCCTCGTCGCGACCGGGCGAGCGAGCCACCGCGGCACGTGGGACCCGTCCCGGCTCGACGACCTCACCCGGGGGCTCGCGCGCCACGCGGCGCGGCGGATGCACCGCCTCCCCGGCGCGATCGCCCGGCTGGCGCGCTCCGAGCGGCTCAGCGCCGCGTTCTTCGCCGACCACGACGTCGTGCTGACCCCGACCGTCGCGACGGTCACGCCCCCGGTCGGCCACCTCGACCCGACCCTGGACTTCGCGACCGTGATCGACCGGCTCCTGGACTGGGTGGCCTTCACGCCGCTCCAGAACGCCACGGGCGAGCCCGCGATCTCGCTGCCCCTCGCGACCACGGCGGACGGTCTGCCCCTCGGCGTGATGATCGGCGCCGGCCGCGGACGGGAGGCGACGCTGCTGGAGGTGGCCTACGAGCTCGAGGAGGCGCGCCCCTTCGCGCGGATCCAGGGCTGA
- a CDS encoding tryptophan synthase subunit alpha: MQPPSADPTRASAWPRCSGGSPTRRSSPSPTATPAEELGQQGLLQTCLDADVDAVLMPEHSFAEQIQAATAARRVGLEQVLFIHLEKDLALLRDLPFADPVVYVQSADLQTGGTFDPAKARERVTELREAMGGRDAHVLVGFGVRGPDEVELLVDTSADGAVIGTTLVAAAGEGEHAVRRLVRSVRRAAEREDRVRA; this comes from the coding sequence GTGCAGCCGCCATCAGCGGACCCCACGAGGGCCTCCGCCTGGCCGCGCTGCAGCGGCGGGAGCCCGACCAGGCGGTCGTCGCCCTCGCCTACCGCCACGCCCGCCGAGGAGCTCGGCCAGCAGGGGCTGCTCCAGACGTGCCTCGACGCCGACGTCGACGCGGTCCTCATGCCCGAGCACTCCTTCGCCGAGCAGATCCAGGCCGCCACCGCGGCGCGTCGGGTCGGGCTCGAGCAGGTCCTGTTCATCCACCTCGAGAAGGACCTCGCGCTGCTGCGCGACCTGCCCTTCGCCGACCCGGTCGTCTACGTGCAGTCGGCCGACCTCCAGACCGGCGGCACCTTCGACCCCGCCAAGGCCCGCGAGCGGGTCACCGAGCTGCGCGAGGCCATGGGCGGGCGCGACGCCCACGTGCTGGTCGGCTTCGGGGTCCGCGGACCCGACGAGGTCGAACTGCTCGTCGACACCAGCGCCGACGGTGCGGTGATCGGCACGACGCTCGTCGCTGCCGCCGGCGAGGGCGAGCACGCCGTGCGCCGGCTGGTCCGCAGCGTGCGCCGGGCCGCCGAGCGCGAGGACCGCGTCCGTGCCTGA
- a CDS encoding GntR family transcriptional regulator, whose translation MPDDPEAFARAVRRSRPDAGGTAKYLAICRDVTEAIETGRLVPGSLLPSQKEMADHFGVTVMTLRQALGVLSDQGLLRVEHGRGTYVARRPYRLPIDVLTSFRASVEARGSAMGTQILSAEVVPAPPGVPVRMGLETDRVFALARLRTVDGVPFVYTMSLLPVEIGTALRIDEVGGASLYDALAEQLGLRVERAVETFHATAMATDAAAALGRSAGSPALVSSRITYTAEGVAVIDDRATMPGDAVEISTERRVHDLPLQLVPTSRSDDDGAVGPT comes from the coding sequence GTGCCTGACGATCCCGAGGCCTTCGCGCGCGCGGTGCGCCGCAGCCGCCCCGACGCCGGGGGCACGGCCAAGTACCTGGCGATCTGCCGCGACGTCACCGAGGCGATCGAGACGGGGCGTCTGGTGCCCGGCTCCCTCCTGCCCTCGCAGAAGGAGATGGCCGACCACTTCGGCGTCACCGTGATGACGCTCCGCCAGGCGCTCGGCGTGCTCTCCGACCAGGGACTGCTGCGCGTCGAGCACGGCCGCGGGACCTACGTCGCGCGCCGCCCCTACCGACTGCCGATCGACGTGCTGACCAGCTTCCGCGCGTCGGTCGAGGCCCGTGGCAGCGCCATGGGCACGCAGATCCTCAGCGCCGAGGTCGTGCCGGCACCCCCGGGCGTCCCCGTGCGGATGGGGCTCGAGACCGACCGGGTCTTCGCGCTCGCCCGCTTGCGCACCGTGGACGGAGTGCCCTTCGTCTACACGATGTCGCTGCTGCCCGTCGAGATCGGCACGGCGCTGCGCATCGACGAGGTCGGCGGGGCGTCGCTCTACGACGCCCTCGCCGAGCAGCTCGGGCTGCGGGTCGAACGCGCGGTGGAGACCTTCCACGCCACCGCCATGGCGACCGACGCGGCGGCAGCACTCGGCCGGTCGGCGGGCTCGCCCGCCCTGGTCAGCAGCCGCATCACCTACACCGCCGAGGGCGTGGCCGTCATCGACGACCGCGCCACCATGCCCGGCGACGCCGTGGAGATCTCCACGGAGCGTCGGGTCCACGACCTCCCGCTCCAGCTCGTCCCCACGAGCCGGTCCGACGACGACGGCGCCGTCGGACCGACCTGA
- a CDS encoding ABC transporter substrate-binding protein has translation MAISRRTSLAALATTVTLVAAGCASNQDNTGTNADAADAETSTITIAIDVPFHPIFDYLMATSAPDFEEMGYDVEFEVLDATTQVPSFGRGDVDVITTVPSFQPRIQEQYGIDTTYFFPMARWTPGPELLVAPDSSVDSIEDLAGKSVAIAPLSSRFGAEQAAVAAATGDTIDEYFDLTETDAAAQELTLGRVDAAFVEAPATAPLLAEGYRPVFSVQEAFEEAFGDPAVMNGGFIASTDFVDKNPEFVDALVQLTQEAWTLYQEDPDTVIAEAADVSGIAADQLTLVGEVLNLSGTTEEQKKVTEQDVETWTEIYPLLAESGFIESAPADPAALFQITGE, from the coding sequence ATGGCCATCAGCCGCAGGACCTCGCTCGCCGCGCTCGCCACCACCGTCACGCTCGTCGCCGCCGGATGCGCGTCCAACCAGGACAACACCGGCACGAACGCCGACGCCGCCGACGCCGAGACCAGCACCATCACCATCGCGATCGACGTGCCGTTCCACCCGATCTTCGACTACCTCATGGCCACCTCGGCGCCCGACTTCGAGGAGATGGGCTACGACGTGGAGTTCGAGGTGCTGGACGCCACCACGCAGGTGCCCTCGTTCGGGCGGGGCGACGTCGACGTGATCACCACCGTGCCGTCGTTCCAGCCGCGGATCCAGGAGCAGTACGGGATCGACACGACCTACTTCTTCCCCATGGCCCGCTGGACCCCCGGCCCGGAGCTCCTCGTCGCGCCGGACTCCTCGGTCGACTCCATCGAGGACCTCGCCGGCAAGAGCGTCGCCATCGCCCCGCTCAGCAGCCGCTTCGGCGCCGAGCAGGCCGCCGTCGCCGCGGCCACCGGCGACACCATCGACGAGTACTTCGACCTCACGGAGACCGACGCCGCCGCCCAGGAGCTCACGCTCGGCCGTGTCGACGCCGCGTTCGTCGAGGCGCCCGCCACCGCCCCGCTGCTCGCCGAGGGCTACCGCCCGGTCTTCAGCGTGCAGGAGGCCTTCGAGGAGGCGTTCGGCGACCCGGCCGTCATGAACGGCGGGTTCATCGCGAGCACCGACTTCGTCGACAAGAACCCCGAGTTCGTCGACGCCCTCGTGCAGCTGACCCAGGAGGCCTGGACGCTCTACCAGGAGGACCCGGACACCGTCATCGCGGAGGCCGCGGACGTCAGCGGCATCGCGGCGGACCAGCTCACGCTCGTCGGCGAGGTGCTCAACCTCTCGGGCACCACCGAGGAGCAGAAGAAGGTCACCGAGCAGGACGTGGAGACCTGGACCGAGATCTACCCGCTCCTCGCCGAGTCGGGCTTCATCGAGTCCGCCCCCGCCGACCCGGCCGCGCTCTTCCAGATCACGGGCGAGTGA
- a CDS encoding ABC transporter permease produces MSTHIEAGGRLAQPGGTEGSGPSRPRREPDRGGERAARPGRGRGLVRRWIRPARVVLAALVILLAWNLAAPHYPGYVLPAPIDVWTSFTSTWNRGVWIEEVWATLQHLLLAFGIVLVAGLPLGIVIGRSKIAEDLSRVVLVFLQTVPTIVLIALALVVAGASTSSVVGVTVAGSITYFLLNVIQGTRAIDQDLVDMARAYRASEGAIMRTVVLPAVVPYFLAGARITLGVAWQITLFAEYLMGAEGIGFQVSSAIKLLDTKAVFMWGLSVVAMTLVLEYGAFRPAERRLTRHVKKG; encoded by the coding sequence GTGAGCACCCACATCGAGGCCGGGGGGCGCCTGGCCCAGCCGGGCGGCACCGAGGGCAGCGGCCCCTCCCGCCCTCGGCGTGAGCCCGACCGGGGCGGGGAGCGTGCGGCCCGCCCCGGCCGCGGCCGCGGGCTGGTACGGCGCTGGATCCGTCCCGCGCGGGTCGTGCTCGCCGCGCTCGTGATCCTGCTGGCGTGGAACCTGGCGGCGCCCCACTACCCCGGTTACGTCCTGCCCGCCCCGATCGACGTCTGGACCTCCTTCACCTCCACGTGGAACCGCGGGGTGTGGATCGAGGAGGTCTGGGCGACCCTGCAGCACCTGCTGCTGGCGTTCGGGATCGTGCTGGTCGCCGGACTGCCGCTGGGCATCGTCATCGGCCGCTCGAAGATCGCCGAGGACCTCAGCCGGGTCGTGCTCGTCTTCCTCCAGACCGTGCCCACGATCGTGCTGATCGCCCTCGCGCTCGTCGTCGCCGGAGCCTCCACCAGCTCCGTCGTCGGCGTGACGGTGGCCGGGTCGATCACCTACTTCCTGCTCAACGTCATCCAGGGCACCCGCGCCATCGACCAGGACCTGGTCGACATGGCGCGGGCCTACCGGGCCTCGGAGGGCGCCATCATGCGCACCGTCGTGCTGCCCGCCGTGGTGCCGTACTTCCTCGCCGGCGCCCGCATCACCCTCGGTGTCGCGTGGCAGATCACCCTGTTCGCCGAGTACCTGATGGGTGCCGAGGGCATCGGCTTCCAGGTGAGCAGCGCGATCAAGCTGCTCGACACCAAGGCCGTCTTCATGTGGGGCCTCAGCGTCGTCGCGATGACCCTGGTGCTCGAGTACGGCGCGTTCCGCCCGGCCGAGCGCCGCCTCACCCGTCACGTCAAGAAGGGCTGA